From Aliamphritea hakodatensis:
CTGGAAAGCATTACGTAACAGGTTATTGAGGACAATCCTCAGCGGGGTTACCGGCAGGAGTTTATGGCCCCCAAAGCTTTCCCGGAAATTGAGTTCGACGGGCTTGTTTTCCAGCAGGTAGCCAAGGTCTTCCAGCAGCTCTCTGATCAGTTGGGCCGGGACGATATTTTCCTGTTTTGGGGGCGTATTGTTATCCCGTGAGATCCATAACAGGGTTTCGGTTAGCTTTTGCATACTGGCATTGGCACGGTTGATGCGATCAAGGGGGCGTTGCAGCGGTGCTGAAGACTCCATGCGGGCCAGTAATTCCATATTGGCTTTAATGACCGCAATCGGAGTACGCAATTCATGGCTGGCATTACGCAGAAAACGGTGTTCTTTTTCCAGCAGATCCGCAATGCGGACAAACGCGGTCTGAAGCTGGTTCGCGATCTGGTTAAGGTCGTGGAAATAAAAATCCGGCACCGGCTGCTGGAGTTTTTCAAAGGATAATTCTTCAGCCCATTTTGCCAGTGCGTCACTGCGGCGGGTCAGGCGCCGACCGTACAGCCAGACCACCAGAATCATCAGGAACACATAAACAGTACCGACGAAGAAGCCACGGCTGAATAAGCGGTCGAACTTTTGCCGTTGTTCCTGCGAGAGCTTATCGGCATCAAAATCGGCAACAACATACAGCTTGCGCTGGTCGGGTAAACGGTGTGTATATATTGTCAGGAAACGGGCGCCGTCCCAGCTTTCTTCTCCGTTGGGAAACCATTCCACCTCAACATATTCTCCATACTCCAGCTCCGTAAACGGCACAACCTGATGATAAAAAGGCGGTGCCTGACGCCAGTCGTCGAGATAGAAATGCAGGATACTGGTTTGCGGCAGCGGCGTATCGTGGGCTTCAGTGTAGCGTTTTTCGAAGTCATCGATTTCAAACTGCATCGTCAACTTGGCCATTTCATCAAAGCCCCTGCTCAGGCTGATATCCACCAGAAAGGTATAAATCAGCGCTGTTACCAGCGTCAGACTGACGACCAGCAGGCTGAATTGCCTGCGCATGGTACGTTTACCGTGTTTAAACATTGTTATCCCGTAATACAAAGCCCTGTTGTGACAGGGTCTGAATCATGGCTTGTGCAAAGGGTTTATCTACCTGCTGCCGGAGGTTATACATATGGACTTTCAGGCTGTTGGTGTCTGGTGGGCTGTCCTGCCAGAGGCTGTATTCAAGGTCTTTTCGGCTGACGGGGTTCGGGCTGGCGCGCATCAGGGTTTCCAGCAGTGTCCAGCAACTGGGGGTCAGCTTAAGGGTGATACCGTCCCGGCTGGCATGGCGACTGTCCAGGTTAAGTGTCAGGCCGCCGACCTGCAGTTTGCGCACCTGCCCGCTGCGCCGTACCGCCAGTGCCCGAATCCGCATGGCCAGTTCTTCCATGGCGAAGGGTTTCACCAGATAGTCGTCGGTACCGGCTCTGAAGCCGGCAATTTTATCTTCCAGTGTGTCCCGGGCGGTGAGCATCAGAACCGGCGTGTCGGTGCCCTGCTGGCGCAGTTTTTCACACAGGGTGATGCCATCCATGCGGGGGAGCATCAGATCGAGAACCAATACCTGATAGCTGTTTTCTGTGGCCAGTTTCAGGCCTGCCTGACCATTGTAGGCATGGTCGCAGGTGATGCCTTCCAGGGCCAGGAAGTCGGCGGTGGAGCTGGCCAGATCGATATCATCCTCGACCAGCAAAATTTCAATCTTGGGTAGCGTCATGAAATCAGTTCCTGAGGTTTGGCGGTGATGGCGGCGACAGGCTTTCTCCGGGAAGGCCGTTTGGCGGCCGGTTTAAGGTCTTCGCCGATCATTGTCAGTGCCGGTATTAAAATCAGGGTAATAAGGGTTGCGAACAGAATACCATAGCCCATGGCGATTGCGGCGGGAATGAGGAACTGAGCCTGCTCAGAGGTTTCAAATATCAGCGGTACGAGCCCGGCATAAGTGGTTATGGAGGTCAGGAATATGGCCCGCATCCGGCTGCACCCTGCCTGTACCATGGCCAGATGAGCGGGCATACCGGCGGCACGCTGTTCGTTAAAGCGGCTGATCAGTAACAGGCTGTCGTTTACCACTACGCCGGACAGCGCCAGAATGCCGAACAGCGACAGGATACTCAGGGGGATGTCATGCAGCCAGTGGCCGATCAGTGCGCCGACAATGCCAAACGGAATGGCGGTCATGATCATCAGGGGTTGCAGGTATGACTTCAGCGGGATTGCCAGTAATGCATAGATAGCAACCAGTGCAATGAGAAATGCCCCCTGCAGTGAACTGCGGGTTTCCGCTTCTTCCTGTGCTTCGCCGCCGAGCCTGATTTCCAGACCGGGGTAATCCCGGCTTAACTGGCTGAACAGGCCGCTGTCTAATTCATCCAGAATCAGCTGTGGTGTGGCGGCGAATTTGTCGACATCGGCAGAAATAACCGCGACCCGGCTGCGGTTTACCCGGTAAATATTGCTGGCCACATAACGGCTGCTGATGCTGGCAACGCTGTCCAGCGGTAAAACCTGACCGCTGTCGGTGCGGATTCTGGCATCCGCCAGATTATCGATGTGACGACGGGCGTTATCCGGGTAGCGCAGTTTGACTTTCATTTCGTCCCGGCCACGCTGAAAACGCTGTACTTCAAACCCCTGAAAGGCTTGCTGGATCTGGTTGGCGATATTCTGCGCTGTCAGCCCCATTGCCTGCCCCGCGGGGGTCAGCGTGAGGTCAATTTGTCCCTGACCGGCCCTGAGGGTGTTCTGTATTGCGGAAATGCCTTCGTAATTTTTCAGCGCAGTTTCAATGGCCTGACTGGCGGTTTCCAGTGTCTGGTTATCTTCTGAGCGGATTTCGATGCTGATGTCATCGGCGCCTTCCCAGGCCGTGATGAACTTCAGCTTGCGAACCGCTTCAAGGTTGCCGATTCTGGATTGCCAGCTGTTGGCAATGTCCTGTGTGGTCAGCGGTCTGCCTGCCCGTCCTGAGAGCCCGGCTATGAGGGTGGCACTGCTGGCATCGGTCCAGATGGCCAGATGGTTTACGGGCGGTTCATCCAGCGCGTATTGCTGCTGGATATCGCGGTTGAGTTGCATGGCCGCCTGTTCAATCATCAGTGCCTGTTTCTGTACCAGACCGAAACCGGTGTCTTCTTCCAGCTCCAGCTGGACAGTAATAAAGTTACTGGGGATATGTGGAAAGAAGACGGCTTTGATTTTGCCGGAAGGCACCATGCCGATGACCAGCACAAACAGGCTGACCGCGATGATCACCGTCACGTACCGGTATGCCAGTACCTGATGTATCAGTGGGCGGTACAGTTTGCGGGTGAAGTAATTCAGGCCGTTGCTCATGACCGTCTGGATTTTTCCCCAGCCCCGGCTAACAGGGTTGCGCTGATCAGACTGCATTTTCAGGTGTGCCAGATGCGCCGGCAGCACCAGTTTTGATTCCAGCAGGGAGAAGGCCAGACAGAAGGCAGCCGCGTAGGCAAAGAAACTGAATATCTTGCCCATTTCGCCGTCAACCAGGGTCAGTGCCATAAAGGCGACAATGGTGGTCAGCACGCCGAATACGGTGGGAATGGTGACCCGCTGTGCGCCGGCAATCGTGGCATCGACAGTCGCCCCGTGTTTTTCCCGGGAGGCGTAAATGCTTTCGCCGACCACAACCGCATCATCAACCACGATGCCCAGCGCGATGATAAACCCGAAGGTGGTTAACTCGTTCAGGGTCAGGTTGAACAGACGGGCGTCCATGAGTAACAGTGCGCCGCAGAAGATGACCGGCAGGCCTACACCCACCCAGAAGGCGACCCGTACGTTAAGAAACAGGGCCAGTAACAGCATCACCAGCCCAATCCCCATCACGCTGTTCTTCATCAGCAGGCTGAGACGGTCAGCGATATAAATACTCTGGTCATTCCAGATAACGGCTTCGATGCCGACAGGTAACTGGCTGCGAAAGCTGGCCACTTCTTGTTCGACTTGCCGGGAGATCTGCATGATGTCTGAGGTGGTGTACATCTTTACATCCAGGCCGATCGCCGGCAGACCGTTGTAGCGCGACAGTACCGGTGTTTGGGTAAAACCGTCTTCGACGGTTGCCAGATCGGCCAGTGTGATGCGCTGGCCTCCGGTCGTCTGACGGATAAGTATCTGTTCAAACTGGGTCTGATAGTACGCCTGCTGATCGGCCTTGATAACCAGGGTGCCATCGGCGCTGAACAGTTCGCCGCCCCGTTCATTCAGAGAGGCGCCCTGAATGCGGGCGGCAATGTCGGCTATGCTGACTCCCAGCGCCTGAAGGCGGTTTTCATCCACCTGAATGGTAATCTCAGGCGTACGGTTACCGTTGGTATTCACCCGCTCAATGGCCGGGTCGTTCAGCAGTTGTTTGCGCAGTCGCCGGGCCACTTCCTGCAAGGTAGCCGGGTCTGCATCGCCGTAGAGCTGAACGCTGACAGCGTCTTCCAGATACGTGGCTTTACTGACCACCGGACGTTCCGCTGCCTGTGGCAGGGTATTGATGCTGTCGATACGGTTTTTAACGTCCCGGTAGAGAGTCTCCAGATCGTAGCCACTGGTACGTTCAACCGTGACTGTGGTACCGGAACCGTCAGAGTCGCTGGTGAGTTTTTTAATTCCCTCAATGCCCTGCAGAGCTTCTTCCAGCTTGATCGCCAGCCCTTCCTCCGCGTTGGCAGCGGAGCCGCTTTCATAGACAACCGATACCGTGACCGTATTAGGAGGAAGGGGCGGAAAGGCTTCTACCCGCAGGTTCATCGCACTCATCAGGCCGGCGATCAGTATCAGGGCCATCAGGAGATTAGCCGCCACCGGGTTACGGGCAAACCAGGCGACCCAGCCTTGACGGGTATCATGGATCATTGGCTGATCTCCGTTGTGGCCAGCGTCTGCTGTTCAGTGACCGGGCTGACCTGCATATTCGGTAAGTAGCTGGCCAGCGGTTTACGCACCAGTTGCAGTGACGCGGGTAGGTCTCCCCGGGGGATAAACAGCTGATTATCTTTGCTGAAGATGGCTTTGCGGGCGCTGTGTTTCAGTAAATTATCCTCTACGTACCAGATATAGCCGGCAGCGCTCAGGGCTGCGGCGGGTATGGCAAAGAGGTTTGCCTGCTGCCTGCCGGTGATGCTGATGGCGACAAAGTCACCTGTCAGCAAGGGGGTATCTTTCTCCAGAGGCTGTTCAACGCTGATAATCAGTTCACGTAAACGGGTTGTCGGGCTGACAGCATCAGCGAGTTGGAGAACCTGTGCTTCCCAACGGGTCTGCTGGTCTTTACTGAACAGCCTTACACTGGCGGTGGCCGGGTCTTCCGGCAGCTGTTGCCACTGGCTGGCGGTCAGACCGATGCGTACTTCGGCACGGTCGCTGGCGCGCAGTTTTGCCAGTTCACTGCCCGGCTGCAGGTAGCTGCCAACACTGACATTGCGGGCAGATACTACCCCGTTAAAAGGTGCTTTCAGTTCCGTATGGGCAAGGTTATTGCGGGCCTGGGTTACTGCTGCGCTGGCTGCCCGGTAACGGGCCCGTGCGGCAGCCAGCTGAGGCTTACGCAGTAACAGATCGCTGGGTTGGGTAGTCAGGCCGGCGCGCTGCCAGTCTTTCTTTGCCTGGCTGCTCTGGTGTTTTTCCTGCTGCAGGGCGAGGTTAGCATCGGCAAGGTTTTGCTGTGCCTGTGCCAGTGCGGTCTGATAGTCGGTATCATCCAGCCGTAACAGAATCTCACCTTTCCGGATTTGCCGGCCATCAGTGAAATCCGGATTACGCCAGACTACCCGGCCGCTGATCTGACTGCTCAGGCTCAGTTCATCGGTGCTGGTGACCTCACCAAAGCCGTTAATCCGGGCGGTAAAGCTGCCGGGTGTCAGTTCAAGAACAGTGACTCTGGGGGCGGTTACAGTCTCTTCAAACTGTTCCGCTGAAGGCTGATTGTCGATGGCTGCTGCGGTATACAGGCATGCACCTCCGAGCCCGGCGACAGACAGCAGGGTGATGATGAGTTTTTTCGGTAATAACTTAATTGTCACGGATCATACTCCCATGCCAAGGGCCAGGCCCAGCACGATACGGTTGGAAAGCCGGGCCTGCCGGATTTGCAGTAAGGCGATGCGGTCATCAAAGGCTTGCTGTTCCGCTGTCAGCAGGTTGAGAATATCTGCCAGACCGTCCCGGTAGCGGCTCTGATAGTGGATAAAGTTGGCGTCAGAATGGCGGCTGGCCAGTGCCAGATATTCCTGACGCTGCTGTAATGTATATTCCTGAGATAACGCGGTTTCCACTTCCTGAACGGCTGTCAGCAGGGTTTGCTGATAAGCCAGATAAGCACGCTCAGCCTGTAATTCAGCAATGTCTTTGCCGGCTTCAAGTCGCCCGGCGTTGAACAGCGGAGCGGTTAAACTGCCCAGCAGGCTCCAGGCATTGCTGCCGGATAACAGGTCAGACAGTCTGTTCCGGGACTGGCTGATACTGGCGGTGAGACTGAATCCGGGTAACAAGGCTTTATAGGCGACGTCTGTGTTGTAGTCGGCTGCGACAATGCGTTCATAGGCAGCTAACAGGTCCGGGCGGGCGGCCAGTACTTCCCCCGGTAATTGCTGCAGAGGAATGGCCACGGCCAGGTGTGTTTCTGCCAACTCTGCGAACAGTGGCAGAGGGGACTGTGGCTGCCGGCCCAGCAGCACATTCAGGGAGCGTTTGGCGTCGGCCTGATTCTGTTGCCGGGCGGCAAGGTCTGCCCGGGTACGGGCCGTGCTGGCCCGGGCAGCTTCCAGATCCGCCAGATTGCCCAGCCCGCGCTGGAAACGTTCGGTGATGGTTGCTTCCGTTTTTTGCAGGCTTTCCAGCCGCTGCTCAAGGGTAGTGATGATCCGGGCACGCAGGCTGATATCGATCCAGCGCTGAATGATTCTGGATGTCAGGGAGTTGCGGGCTGCCTGATAGTCCAGCTGCAATGCCCGGGTGTCGGCTTCGGCTGCGGAGGAGGCGTTGGCGAGCCGGCCCCATACATCCAGTTCCCAGTTCAGGTTCAGTGCCAGTGCGTGGCTTTCGTTAATCACCGTTGTTTTGTTGCGCTGGCTGTTGAGGCTCAGGTTCAGGTCCGGCTTTTCTGCCGCAGCAGTCTGGGTGGTGAGCAACCGTTGCTCCCTGATACGCAGTGCAGTTTGCTGTAACTGCTGATTGGTTTTCAGGGCGTCAGCGACCAGCACATCCAGTTGCGGGTCATCCACCAGTGCCAGTAGCTGATTGCCGGTATGGGTTTGTTCACCGCTGACGGTTGTTGCCCATTGTTCCGGTTGCAGGCCGGTTGTTTCAGTCAGCGGTGCTTGTCTGACGGCTGAGCCGGTACAGCCGGCCAGTAACAGTGTCAGCACGATCAGCAACGCAGGGGGTGGAAAATCCATGAATTTGTCTCGGTATCCGAAGGTTGCCGCAAGCGTATTAACACGGCGGTAAATGCGGGGTTAAAAGTTATCAATACGGCTTGGCAGCGGGCTGTAAATTGCGGCATTAAGGGGAATCGCGTATATTTCAGCTGATCTGTCTTATTAATTTATCAAGGGTTTTTGCCCCTATGAGTGCCCAGCACATCCCTCTGTACAAGCGTGTTGAACAGCATATTCTCAATGACATTGATGGTGGCCGTCTGGTCCCGGGTGATCTGATCCCTTCTGAGCCTCAGTTAGCTGCTCAGCTGGACGTCAGCCAGGGAACCGTAAAGAAGGCAATCGACAATCTGGTGAATGAAAAACGGCTGTTCCGACATCAGGGAAAGGGGACCTACGTATCAACCATTGATTTTAATAACAGCCTGTTCCGGTTCTTTTCCTATGGTGACGGTACCGGGAAAGGGGTACGGATTCATAAGGAAGCAGGGGAGCGGGCGCTGCGTTCTGCGCCGAAACATATCTGTCAGCAGCTGGGGTATCCGGCGGACAGTGAATTACTTTACATCCAGCGTCAGGGTTATATTCAGGAATTACCGATTCTGGTGGAGCATTGCTGGTGGTGTCCGGATGTCCTGCCCGGGCTGGAAAAGGGGGATGTGCATATTCCCGATCTGATGTATGCCATGGTGGTGGAAAAGTATAAAGTGCCGGTGGTGCGGGCTGAGGAAACCCTTACTGCCGATATTGCCGATAAGCAGACAGCACAGATTCTGGGGATACCTGAAAAATCTCCGGTGGTGGTGCTGGTGCGCCATACTTACAGCCGAAACAATAAGATGATTGAGTACCGTAAAACAGTTGGCCGGGCAGATAAATTCAGTTATAAGGCTGAAATCCGTTAGATTTTTTCTTCTCTTTTCCCTTCTTAAATCTGCAGGTATCGCCGGATAATTTTACTTGCAGATATTTCATCTCACGCTTTTTGTTCGCATTCTGAAGGTGCTTTCCGATAGGGTATGGCTGCGTTAAGTGATATGTTTTATATGACTTTTTATGTTCCCGTTCTGTTCACTTCCGGCTGTTATTAGGTAGTAAGAAAGACGTTATTCAGCCGCTCTGATTTTTCCTGAAGGGTATTTTTAAGCTTGACTTACAGAGCTGACCCGTTACGATCATATAAGTCATATATATGAGTTATATGAAGTGTGTCGGTAGTCAGTGTCTGCCGATGTGTATTTCAGCCCTGAAGAGACGTTCTCTCAGGCAGACCATCACCGGAGACATTCGCATGTATAAAAAAATATGCGTCGCAGTAGACGGATCGGAAATGTCACTTCAGGCAGTGACCGCGGCGGCTGAAATTGCCACCGCTTTCAGCGCTGATTTGCTGTTATTGCATGTCATCCGGCCAATGAAAATTCCCACGGAACTGGAACGCTACATAAAGAGTGATGATCTGGCCAAGCTGCGCTCTTCCGCGTTGGAAGAGGTAGGTAAAGAAATTATGACCAAAGCGCTGGATGTGGCCAGTCAGCAGGGGGCTGAGCATGTAACCGCTAAAGTGGCAAAGGGTGATCCGGCCGGCACGATTATCAAGCAGGCAACGAAGTTTGAGGCCGATCTGATAGTGGTAGGCACCCGGGGGTTGGGTAAGGTGGAAGGCGCACTGATCGGCAGTATTTCCAGAAAAATAGCTGATATTTCATCAACCAGCATGCTGATAGTTAAGTAACCGGGCGTGGCCCACAGAATGTGTATAAATATTGCTGTAACTGACTGTAAAAAAAGATAAAAACCAAATGTCTGTTGGGTTTTTTAACGCTGGGCAAGCAGCGTTAAAAGCCCGATTAGCCCGAGATAAAATAACAACGACACCGTGGTGGAAGCAGACCCCAGTTCTGTTATGACTAAGCGGTGCAAGGGTGATAATGATGCTAGAGTTTTTGCAATACCTTCCGGACGTATTCACGCCCTGGAATTTCCTCGTGCTGGTGCTTGGCACCGTGGGGGGCCTTATCCTCGGGGCGACTCCCGGTCTCAGCCCTACCATGGCGGTAGCGCTGCTTATTCCCTTTACCTTTCATATGGAACCGGCCACCGGTCTGATTCTGTTGGGCGCTGCTTATACCGCGACTGTCGCCGGGGGCGCGGTCAGTGCCATCCTGCTGAGTATTCCCGGTGCACCGGCGAATATCGCCACCACTCTGGACGGTAATCCTCTGGCGAAACAGGGTAAGGCAACCGCAGCCCTGCATTACTGTTTTCTGGCCTCCTTCGTAGGCGGTGTTCTGGGTGTGCTGGTGCTGATTTTCTTCACGCCGACGCTGTCCCAGTGGGCGCTGGGCTTCGGTCCTTCCCATCTGTTCTGGGTGGCTATTCTTGGGGTGACGGTAATCGGTTCACTGGGCTCCGGGTCGGTGATCAAAGGCTTATTTGCCGGGTTTGTGGGGCTGTGGATATCCACCATTGGCTACGATCCGGTGCTGGGGGTGGAGCGCTTTAACTACAGTGAACATCTGGGTGGTGGCATCAATATTATTGCTGCCTTAGTCGGACTGTTCGCGATTCCGCAGGTGCTTTCAATGCTGACCCCCCAGGATCTGCCGGGCGGTGTTACCAAGTTTGCTATGGAAGCCCAGAGTATCGCTATGTCTGTCCGCGATACGCTGGTGCGCTGGAAGGCCCTGCTGGTGGGCAGTGTCATCGGTGTGGTTGTGGGGTTAATCCCCGGTGCCGGCGGGCAGATTGCCGGTCTGGTGTCTTATGACCAGACCAAGAAAATGAGCCGTGATAAAGCGAAATTCGGTAAAGGTGAGCCTGCCGGTGTGATCGCGGCTGAGTCGGCGAATAACGCAATGGTTGGTCCTTCGCTGGTACCGCTGCTGACCCTGAGTGTTCCGGGGTCACCGACAGCCGCAGTGTTGCTGGGCGGTCTGCTGATCCACGGCCTGTTTCCTGGCCCGGCATTGTTCTCTGAGCATGGCCCGGTGGTCTGGACCTTCATTAACTCCCTGCTGGTCGGCCAGCTGCTGATGTGTATTTTCGGCATCATGATCAGCCGTTACAGCCGGTTTGTGATGGATATCCCTGAATACTATATGGCGGCAGCAATCACTGTGCTGGCGGTGTTCGGTACCTTCAGTGTGCAAAACAGCTTCTCAGATGTATTCGTCATGATGGGGCTGGGGATCACCATGTATTTTGCCTCCAAAATCGGCTTCAGCCCTTCGCCGGTGGTGCTGGGCATTATCCTCGGGCCGATTGCTGAGACTAACTTCCTGCAGGGGCAGATCATCGCACAGGTGGGCGACGGTATGGTGCCGTATTTCTTCGGCGGTGCGCTGAATATCACCCTGGTCACCATTGTGGTGCTGTCGGTTGTGTACAGCGTCTTCAGTGAAATGAAGGCCAAGCGACAGCTGCGAGCGGCACAGCAGGCCGATGATGACGGCTATGTTGTCGAGAAGGAGGCCTGATCATGTTAGCGAAACGTTTAACCGCACTTGGCGGGCTGGCGCTGGCGGTTCTGTTACTGAGCCTTGGAAGCAACGTTGAATACGGTGAGGAAGCGTATTTCTTTCCGAATTTACTGACCTATTTTCTGTTCGGCTTCGCACTGGTTCTGCTGGTGACCGACGGTGAACTGCTGAGCTGGCTGAAGGATATTGCCGATTTTCTGTGGCGCTGGATGTTCGGCATTGTCGGGCAGGGTAATCCGGCCCGCTGGCCGGATGTAGTCCGGCTGATTCCGATGTTTATCATCATTCTGCTGTACCTGTACTTTGCCGATATTGTCGGTATGTACACCACGTCTTTTCTGGCTTTTGTACTGATTACGGTGATTTATACACCGCTGCGGCCAAGGAGCCGCTCAGTACTGAAGAACACGGTGATAGGCGTGTTGTTTACCGGCGTGATTTATTTGATTTTCTCGGTGCTACTGCAATTGCAGACACCTTCCGCCTGGCTGATTTAGCCGGGCATTGCATGACCCAAAATGCTCGATACAACAATAAATACAGTCCCTGGGACGAGGAGTTATCCATGCTGAAAAAGATTACTAAAACCCTGCAAACTTCTGCGCTTGCGTTCGCCGTTGCAGGCAGCGCGCTGCTGCCACAGCTGGCACAGGCGGATGCCTATCCGGAACGTCCGGTGAGTATGGTGGTTTCTTATTCACCGGGTGGGGCAACGGATTTTCAGGCGCGTATCGTGACGATGCTGGCGGGGAATGAAGATTATCTGGGGCAGCCCATGGTTATCCTGAATAAACCCGGTGCCGGCGGTAAAGTTGGCTGGGATTTCTTTGCCTCTAAAGCGAAAAAGAACGGCTATGAACTGGCGGCGTATAACGTACCGCATTTCATTGCCCAGTCGATCGTTTTCAAGACCAAATATAATATCGATAATCTGGAACCAATTGCCAACTGGGGGGCGGACCCGGCGGTACTGATCGTCGGTAAAGACAGCCCGTTTAATACCCTTGAAGACCTGATGAACTATGCGAAGGAAAATCCGGGTAAGGTGACGTTCTCCGGGGCCGGTTTATATGTCGGTCATCACATCGCATATCTGCAGTTTGCCAAGGCATCCGGCCTGAAACTGACCTACGTGCCACATAAAGGAGGCACCCCGGCAATGAAGAGCGTTATGGGTGGCCAGGTGAAGGCCGGCTTCAATAACCTGTCGGATGCGTTCCGTAACCGTGACAGTGTGAAGATTCTGGCAGTGGCTGATCTGGAGCGGAATAAGGAGTTCCTGCCGGATGTACCAACGTTCATGGAACAGGGGGTTGAGGTGGATGATTCCAGCGTTAACTTCCGTGGCATCATGGCCCGTAAAGGTACCCCTGACGAGGTGGTGGATTATCTGGCACAGCGTGTGCCGATGATGTTTGAAGACAAGAAAACCCTCAAAAAAATGGATTCCGCCGGCTCTCCGGTACGGATCATTCCCCGTGAAGAGGTCATCACCATGTGGAAAGAGCGTGAGGCCTATCTGAAAGAGCTGTTAGCCGATCTGAAAAAGTAACGGC
This genomic window contains:
- a CDS encoding sensor histidine kinase, translated to MFKHGKRTMRRQFSLLVVSLTLVTALIYTFLVDISLSRGFDEMAKLTMQFEIDDFEKRYTEAHDTPLPQTSILHFYLDDWRQAPPFYHQVVPFTELEYGEYVEVEWFPNGEESWDGARFLTIYTHRLPDQRKLYVVADFDADKLSQEQRQKFDRLFSRGFFVGTVYVFLMILVVWLYGRRLTRRSDALAKWAEELSFEKLQQPVPDFYFHDLNQIANQLQTAFVRIADLLEKEHRFLRNASHELRTPIAVIKANMELLARMESSAPLQRPLDRINRANASMQKLTETLLWISRDNNTPPKQENIVPAQLIRELLEDLGYLLENKPVELNFRESFGGHKLLPVTPLRIVLNNLLRNAFQHTQEGSINIEIDEHYLRIENHDEGATLTDSDNSFGLGIHLVEQICQKLHWELRLEYVGDGVIATLKWPEHIFTH
- a CDS encoding efflux RND transporter periplasmic adaptor subunit; this encodes MTIKLLPKKLIITLLSVAGLGGACLYTAAAIDNQPSAEQFEETVTAPRVTVLELTPGSFTARINGFGEVTSTDELSLSSQISGRVVWRNPDFTDGRQIRKGEILLRLDDTDYQTALAQAQQNLADANLALQQEKHQSSQAKKDWQRAGLTTQPSDLLLRKPQLAAARARYRAASAAVTQARNNLAHTELKAPFNGVVSARNVSVGSYLQPGSELAKLRASDRAEVRIGLTASQWQQLPEDPATASVRLFSKDQQTRWEAQVLQLADAVSPTTRLRELIISVEQPLEKDTPLLTGDFVAISITGRQQANLFAIPAAALSAAGYIWYVEDNLLKHSARKAIFSKDNQLFIPRGDLPASLQLVRKPLASYLPNMQVSPVTEQQTLATTEISQ
- a CDS encoding response regulator transcription factor, which translates into the protein MTLPKIEILLVEDDIDLASSTADFLALEGITCDHAYNGQAGLKLATENSYQVLVLDLMLPRMDGITLCEKLRQQGTDTPVLMLTARDTLEDKIAGFRAGTDDYLVKPFAMEELAMRIRALAVRRSGQVRKLQVGGLTLNLDSRHASRDGITLKLTPSCWTLLETLMRASPNPVSRKDLEYSLWQDSPPDTNSLKVHMYNLRQQVDKPFAQAMIQTLSQQGFVLRDNNV
- a CDS encoding universal stress protein, whose amino-acid sequence is MYKKICVAVDGSEMSLQAVTAAAEIATAFSADLLLLHVIRPMKIPTELERYIKSDDLAKLRSSALEEVGKEIMTKALDVASQQGAEHVTAKVAKGDPAGTIIKQATKFEADLIVVGTRGLGKVEGALIGSISRKIADISSTSMLIVK
- a CDS encoding efflux RND transporter permease subunit; amino-acid sequence: MIHDTRQGWVAWFARNPVAANLLMALILIAGLMSAMNLRVEAFPPLPPNTVTVSVVYESGSAANAEEGLAIKLEEALQGIEGIKKLTSDSDGSGTTVTVERTSGYDLETLYRDVKNRIDSINTLPQAAERPVVSKATYLEDAVSVQLYGDADPATLQEVARRLRKQLLNDPAIERVNTNGNRTPEITIQVDENRLQALGVSIADIAARIQGASLNERGGELFSADGTLVIKADQQAYYQTQFEQILIRQTTGGQRITLADLATVEDGFTQTPVLSRYNGLPAIGLDVKMYTTSDIMQISRQVEQEVASFRSQLPVGIEAVIWNDQSIYIADRLSLLMKNSVMGIGLVMLLLALFLNVRVAFWVGVGLPVIFCGALLLMDARLFNLTLNELTTFGFIIALGIVVDDAVVVGESIYASREKHGATVDATIAGAQRVTIPTVFGVLTTIVAFMALTLVDGEMGKIFSFFAYAAAFCLAFSLLESKLVLPAHLAHLKMQSDQRNPVSRGWGKIQTVMSNGLNYFTRKLYRPLIHQVLAYRYVTVIIAVSLFVLVIGMVPSGKIKAVFFPHIPSNFITVQLELEEDTGFGLVQKQALMIEQAAMQLNRDIQQQYALDEPPVNHLAIWTDASSATLIAGLSGRAGRPLTTQDIANSWQSRIGNLEAVRKLKFITAWEGADDISIEIRSEDNQTLETASQAIETALKNYEGISAIQNTLRAGQGQIDLTLTPAGQAMGLTAQNIANQIQQAFQGFEVQRFQRGRDEMKVKLRYPDNARRHIDNLADARIRTDSGQVLPLDSVASISSRYVASNIYRVNRSRVAVISADVDKFAATPQLILDELDSGLFSQLSRDYPGLEIRLGGEAQEEAETRSSLQGAFLIALVAIYALLAIPLKSYLQPLMIMTAIPFGIVGALIGHWLHDIPLSILSLFGILALSGVVVNDSLLLISRFNEQRAAGMPAHLAMVQAGCSRMRAIFLTSITTYAGLVPLIFETSEQAQFLIPAAIAMGYGILFATLITLILIPALTMIGEDLKPAAKRPSRRKPVAAITAKPQELIS
- a CDS encoding efflux transporter outer membrane subunit codes for the protein MDFPPPALLIVLTLLLAGCTGSAVRQAPLTETTGLQPEQWATTVSGEQTHTGNQLLALVDDPQLDVLVADALKTNQQLQQTALRIREQRLLTTQTAAAEKPDLNLSLNSQRNKTTVINESHALALNLNWELDVWGRLANASSAAEADTRALQLDYQAARNSLTSRIIQRWIDISLRARIITTLEQRLESLQKTEATITERFQRGLGNLADLEAARASTARTRADLAARQQNQADAKRSLNVLLGRQPQSPLPLFAELAETHLAVAIPLQQLPGEVLAARPDLLAAYERIVAADYNTDVAYKALLPGFSLTASISQSRNRLSDLLSGSNAWSLLGSLTAPLFNAGRLEAGKDIAELQAERAYLAYQQTLLTAVQEVETALSQEYTLQQRQEYLALASRHSDANFIHYQSRYRDGLADILNLLTAEQQAFDDRIALLQIRQARLSNRIVLGLALGMGV
- a CDS encoding GntR family transcriptional regulator; its protein translation is MSAQHIPLYKRVEQHILNDIDGGRLVPGDLIPSEPQLAAQLDVSQGTVKKAIDNLVNEKRLFRHQGKGTYVSTIDFNNSLFRFFSYGDGTGKGVRIHKEAGERALRSAPKHICQQLGYPADSELLYIQRQGYIQELPILVEHCWWCPDVLPGLEKGDVHIPDLMYAMVVEKYKVPVVRAEETLTADIADKQTAQILGIPEKSPVVVLVRHTYSRNNKMIEYRKTVGRADKFSYKAEIR